One stretch of Methylococcus capsulatus DNA includes these proteins:
- a CDS encoding P-II family nitrogen regulator has protein sequence MKEIRAYIQPFMLSKLTMALLDIPGFPGMSVSDCEGFGRSKTSAAQEFSPFMAKKRIEIFAPDELADRITAVILETANTHQPGAGTVYVLDVGKGARISQGQWES, from the coding sequence GTGAAAGAGATACGCGCCTACATCCAGCCGTTCATGCTGTCCAAACTGACCATGGCGCTGCTCGATATCCCCGGATTCCCCGGCATGAGCGTGTCGGACTGCGAAGGCTTCGGCCGCAGCAAAACCAGCGCCGCCCAGGAGTTCAGCCCCTTCATGGCGAAGAAACGGATCGAGATCTTCGCGCCCGACGAGCTGGCCGATCGCATCACGGCCGTCATCCTGGAAACCGCCAACACCCATCAACCCGGTGCCGGTACAGTGTATGTACTGGATGTCGGCAAGGGCGCCCGGATCAGCCAAGGCCAGTGGGAAAGTTGA